TGTGCGCGATCTGCTCGGGCGTCGCGGACGGAAGATAGTGCCGGCCCTCGATGAGATGATCGACGGTCAGCAGCTGGATGCCCGCGCTTGTCTGGATCGCAGCGCAGTCATCGCCTGGCGGCACAACAATGCCAAACCTGCCCGCGAGTGATCGCGAGCGCTGTTCGATGTGGTTGAGCAGATCCTGTTCTCGCATGGCTGACTCATCCGGTGTACCCTGTTGCATGGCAGGACGCAACACCGGTCTCGACTATGGTACCGCGGGTGAATCGCACGGCCCGTGTGTGCTGGCAACGATCACGGGATTGCCCGCTGGGCTCGCAGTTGATACCGACTTTATCAATGCTGAGCTCGCGCGCAGGCAGGGCGGGTACGGTCGCGGCGGCAGACAGAAGATCGAGACAGATCGCGCCGAGTTTCTCTCTGGTGTTCGTCTGGGCAAAGCGATCGGCAGCCCGCTGACGATCAGCGTCGTCAACAGGGACAGCCGCCTTGATGATCTGGAACGCACGCCGCCAGTCTCGCGCCCAAGACCGGGGCACGCGGACCTTGCTGGCGCGATCAAGACGCTGACAACGGACTGCCGGAACACGCTCGAACGCGCCAGCGCACGCGAGACTGCAGGTCGAGTCGCTGCGGGTGCGGTCGCACGATGCCTGCTCCGCGAGATCGGGGTTGAGGTCTTTGGGTTTGTCAGGTCCATCGGCGGCGTGCGCACGAATGTCACAGTTGATGCAACAAACTGGCGTGATGCGCTCATCGCTCGCAACGCCAGCGAGACATACTGCCCGGACGATGCAGTTACATCGCGACAGTGCGAGTTGATCCGACAGGCGAAGATCGACAAGGACACACTCGGCGGCATGTGCGAGGTGCATGTGTTTGGGTGCCCGATCGGACTCGGCTCGACCGTCGACTGGCGTGATAAACTCGATGCAAACATCGCACTTGCGGTCATGAGCATCCAAGCGTTCAAGAGCGTCGAGATTGGCATGGGTCGCGATGTCGCGGATGTATCCGGCTCGCAGGTGCATGATCCAATCGGGTATGACGCATCGCTGAGGAGCACACCAGCACTCGGATTTGTGCGATCACGCAACAACGCGGGCGGCATCGAGGGAGGCATGACAAACGGGCAGCCCATCGTTGTGCGCGGCGCGATGAAGCCGATCTCGACACTACTCCAGGGCATGCCAAGCATTGATCTCAATACGCTGCAACCCGAGCAGAGCCAGTACGAACGCAGCGACGTGTGCGCTGTGTCAGCGGCGAGCGTCGTGATGGAGAATGTTGTCGCATTCGAGATCGCGCGTGCTGCAATGGCAAAGTACGCTGGCGATACCGTGGACGAGTTCGTCCACGCGTGGCAGCATCATCTTGATGCAGCAAGAAAGCTGGCAACCGAGTAATACACACTGAAGACGAAGACAGAGAGAAAGAGACGTATCAACAATGGCTGACGAGTTCCAGTGTCCCCCGCCAACCAAACAACAACACCAGCGCTGGGGAAAAGCAGCAAGTAAGCATGAATCAGCTTTCCTTGAGGAGCGAGGGTTTCGGCGCACCGAGCTTGCGCGCGTCATCCGTATCTCGCGTGAGTTCATCAGAGGATTCCGTGCTCTCCACTTTGCGGGTCCGTGCGTGACCGTCTTCGGCTCGGCACGGTTCAAGGAAGGCAACAGGTACTACGAACTCGCAAGACAGGTCGGCGCAGCACTCGCAAAGCTCGAGCTGACTGTGCTCACCGGCGGCGGACCCGGCATTATGGAAGCTGCGAATCGCGGCGCGTACGAGGCTGGTGGCAAGAGCATCGGTGTGAACATCCAACTCCCGCACGAGCAGCAACCAAATCCGTACGTCCAAAAATTTGTCGAGTTCAGATATTTCTTTGTGCGCAAAGTCATGCTCGTCAAGTACTCGCACGCCTTTGTCATCATGCCCGGTGGGTTCGGCACGCTCGACGAGCTCTACGAGACGCTCACGCTGGTGCAGACACGCAAGATCGAGGATTTCCCGGTCATCCTCATGGGCACGGAGTACTGGAAGCCGATGCTCGACTTCCTCCGCAACACGCTCGTGCCACAGGGAACCATCAGCCCGGAAGATATCGATCTGATGACAGTCACCGACGATGTGAACGAAGCGATCTGTGTTGTAAAGAGCATGATGCAGCGGAACGCACGTGAGATCGCAATCGCACGCAAGCCGCACAGAATCTGGTTCCTCGGCGAGCATTGACAACATTACACTGCGATCTGCGTGCCGCACTCGGGACATACTGCTGTGTTCGAGTCTTCAGTAACAAGCCCCTCGCTCGAGTAGCCGCACTTCGGGCATCCGTGCGCCATTGCAATGTGCCAGAGTTTTCTCGCTCGCCGGCCAGCAAAGATCGCAATCAGCCCCGGCACGATTGCAATATTCCATATCGGGATGAACAATCCGTACAACCTCGTGTTGAACGCGGGCGTGCCGAGATATGACTGACCGATCCTGAAGTATGTCGGATGGAAGCTCGGTTTGCTTACAAAGAAAACGTCGTACATCCAGCCCTTGCTTGAGAGCCCGCCGCTCCAGATCGACGACATGAGCACGACATTTCCGCGATGGATCTCGACAAACTTCGGCTGGTATGTATAGAACGACGTGCGATGCCGTGTCGCGAACCACGCGACGAGCAACAAGATGCACAGGGCAGCACACACGAGTGTGATACCCATCCACAGCCTGGCGCGTGCAAGCGGCATGTGTGATTCTATAGAGGCGGTGCTTCTGGTGCGTTGCTGTGTCGCTTGATTTGCTATGATGCGAGCATGACTGTCACACAACCACACCGAACGACAAGAGCCATCGAGATCTTCTGTGTTCTCTCGCTGCTGTCAGGGTGCACTGTCAGACAGGACACCGCGTCTTCCACTGTTGCCGCAATCGACACACCAGACGAGAGCCTCGTAAAACAATCAACTGCGCTCTTCGAACGTCTCTCGAAACTGGACGGCACATTCCTCGTGCCAACGGAGCGAGCAAGAACAACGTACGTCACATTTGAGAATGCATCGCGCGGCGGATCGATTGTGGAAACGTGGCGCAGAAAGAACGAACCCGTCCACTCGATCACCGTGTTCTACCGCGATCAGGGCGTGGTGTACTGTCGCCATTACTGCCCGCAGGGAAACCAGCCGATCCTGCGTCTTGATTCCTTCGATGGCACTGTCGCGCACTTCTCCCTTGTGACACTGACAGGCGATCGGGATCGTGCGCATATGCACCTGCTGACAATGGAGTTTCCTGCATCAAACGATCACGTGGGTGTGGAAGAAGTATATTTCACCGGCGACGAACCAAATCCGAGCGCGATGCGCGTCTTTGAACGTGTCAACGAGATGGTATTCGACACAAACTAGGCCCTAGATTGATTGTTATTAGTTAGTAAGCAATGTCCCGCACTCCGGGCACGCTGATGCCGACTCTAATCCCTCACGTGAGTACCCGCACCTGGCGCAACGGTTTTGCCTGATCCTGCGGCGCGATCGCCACGCGCCAATGCCGAGCGTGATGCCGAGCCAAATCGTTGCGTAGAAGAGTGTGTTGATGATGAAGCCAGGAACGACGGGCATAAATGGAAGTACGTTTGGCACCCCTTCCTTGTCATTATTCAAATGCCACGCGCCAGCAACATGAACACGATGATGCAGGTATTCCCCAGATGGTGATGCTACATAAACCGAGTCAAATTCCTGATGAACCGACCATGTCAGGGAGCACAGCGGCCAACCAACATCGCAGAAGTTATGAAAATCGCCAGATCCATCGTGTGATTGTGGCCTCAAGTGTACGGAAATAGAATCCATTTCAACAACAATTGGCAATCGGTCGCCTGCTTGAGACGCAAACTCCTCAACTGTTCCAGTACGATCAAAGTATATAAACGATCTATACAATTCACCAGTTGAACTGGTCAAAACCCATAGGTTTTTCCCATCCTTTGACGAAACCAATGATATGGTTGGCGCGTTGAGTAAAACGTATTTACTGTGCACAAGAGCCATCGAAACCCATGCCACAGCAACCGTCGCGACAACGCCAACGAAGATCGCGACAACACCACGGCGAATGTGTTTTCGAGTGCAACGCATTGCCCTATTTTAGTGTTGTCCGATCGGTGCCGTTTGTTTCGGAGCCGTTCCGCACTCCGGACACGCAGCGGAGTGTTTCAACCCCTCACGCGAGTACCCGCACCTGGCGCAGCGGTTTCGCCTGACTCTTCGACGCGATCGCCACGCGCCAATGCCGAGCGCGATGCCGAGCCAGATCGTCGCGTAGAAGAGTGTGTTGATAATGAAGCCGGGGAGGATGGGAACATACGGAATCACAAAGAACTCAATGATCCGATTGCGAAAGAGTTGCACACCGCCATAAGTAACGACATTCTCGGAATGCCGGGTAGCGCCAGGCTCGATTCTTGTATCACAGATCAGCGATCGCATCGGCCATCCTGCCGCGATGATAATCACATCGTCTGCTTCCTGCTGAAGAAACATTCGAGAACGAATGAACTCGGGAAAAGCTGCAAGATCAGCCAAGTGAACGCGATGATGGTCCCTTGTGTCAAGCTCAACGTCAGGTTTGTTTGACGTCAGATCACATAGCATTACTGTGACCCAGTACTGTTCTAAAAAACTGGATTTCCATACGCATTGATCACTGGTTGCAATCACATGAAAATCTGTGTCTATAAAGGCATCCTCAAAACTCCGAAACAGCAGCGTTGACATCGCTAGCCACGACATAACAACCGTCGCAACGACACCGACAATGATCGCAACGATCCCACGACGAAGATGCTTCCGTGTTGCACCCATAACAGTATTCTATCTCGTGTTCACCGCGGCACCGCGCTTGTTATCCTCAGCGATTGCATCCCAAGCAATCTACCCTGCGATGCGCATCGGTGTGTTCGGCTGTGCATAGGCCGCGGGCGTGAGCATGATCGAGACCGGGATCGACGCTGCTGGCGCATAGGTGTTCTTGTGCGCTGTGATGGTGTACTGCACCGACTGCGTGCACGGCGGGACGGTCGTGTCGAGATACTGCCGCGCGCCGACAACGCCGAGTTGCTCGGTTGGCAACGGCGCGGGCATCGGATCGCCCGGATGCGCCGGCGCGAGCTGGACAGAGCGTGACACAGTGAAGTACGCCGTGCCGCCGCGCGATCGCGCCTTCCACGACAGACGTACAAAGCCCTCGGTGGTGCGCGTCGCCGTGATCTGGTGCGGCACTTCGGGTGCTTGCGAGCCGTGCGATGCAACAGGTGGCACACTGGCGAGCGCATACACACTGGCCGGATCGCTTTGGACCTCGGCATAGGCGCGCACGGTGACGATGGCCTTGCCACCGATCGCGCGCAGTTCCGCGAGTGCGGTGTCCGCTTCGAGCGTCGCGTTCTTCGCAGCAATCATTGCGATCTGTGCCGCGTCACGCTTCTGCCGCGCGATCTGCGTGAGCGACTCGATGCGGGATGCAACATCAACGGAGAGCCCGATGTCGCGTGCGTTTGCAACCCAATCCGCTGCGCGCTGCTCGTACCACTCGATGGCTTTGTTCTTTGGCTTTGGGACGGTGGGCATCGTGCGGTCTCGCTTGGGTTCGATTTCGGTGTCTCGTTCGAGGCGTTGCGTTTGTTTCGCGCGGATGGCGTGTGTTGCAATGCACATCGAACGGACGCCGGTTTGCCCTTGATACGGCCTTGACATGCGAACATTCGTGCCAACGCAGGCTTTGATTGTCATGATCTCCGCCTTTGCCGGTGCGATGGTGATTTTCGGCGAAGAAGAACGGCGTGCAGATACCAATATTGAGCGATCCAACGCGCATGAAATGCCGATCCCGTGAGGGGGGATCGCGGCCCCATCCTGCGGGAATGCGATTTCCAGCCAGTGGACCGTGAAGCAGGAATGCAAGGTCGGCGGTCCTTACTGCCCGATCGCAACCTGCATCTGTAGGGCTTCGATGCCAGAGGTTCCGATCGTGGTTCTCATGCACCCGCTCTCAATCGAACGAGGCTGGAATGCCATACATACATGGATGCTTTGCATTGTGCAGACACAGATCCGGATATCGCAACAAGTGTCTTGTCATCTCCAGTTGATTCAGGTATCGTAAGTCATAGCGGGCCTGTTCCTGCCCGCGCCGATCCATCTCAGCCGACCATGCAAGGACATCAACCCATGATTCGAAGGCTCTCGGTTTCGAAAAGTCTCCTGTGTCTGATGACATTGGCCATTGCTGTGCGTGCAGAAGCGCAGTGGTATCCGCGGTGGAAAGCGGACGGTGGGTATCCGGGCACAGAGAACGCAGTGTCGGATCTGATGATGTGGGATGCTGATGGGCCGGGCGGCGCCGACCCCGTCGTCGTAGTTGTCGGTGGCTTTCAGTTTGCGGGCAAGTCGCCGACAGGCGGCGTCGCAGTCTGGGATGGCGCTACGTTCCAACCTCTCGGTGAAGGTGTAGACTCCCAAGTGTCCGAAGTGTTCGAGTGGAACAATGAGTTGTATATTGGCGGGTTCTTTGACAAAGCGAACGGCTCATCGACGAGCCTCAACCACATTGCGCGATACGACGGGAGCGACTGGGTACCACTTGCCGGGAACGGCGCCAACTACAACGGTGTCGATGGCAATGTGTATGCGCTCGCTGAGTACAACGGCGATCTTATTCTGGGGGGGAGTTTCCGTCGTGCCAGAAGCAGTTTCTCCGTTCCCATTACAGCGCAGCGAATTGTTGCATGGAACGGCTTGAGTTGGAAGACGCTCGGTGAAGGACTTCATGGGACTGTGCGGGATCTTGTTGTCGGTAACGGTTTTCTCTATGTGATCGGCGAACAGAATCTGCTCTTTGGAGCACATTGCGCTCGGTGGGATGGCACGTCATGGACCACCATGCCACTACCGAACTCCAGTACATATCGCGGCTGGTCGTGTGTTATGCACAATGGCGAACTCTATGTTGCGATTACGGAAGGTTACGTCACAACACGAATATTTCGTGATACACCGACGGGCTGGGTCGAAGCTGCCCCAGCGATTGCTCTCGAATCGCCACGGCTCGATGTCTGGAACGGGGAACTCATCCTGACCGGAAAAAAGGGATGGCCCCCCTCACCGCCGAACCCGCCGTATGTGCTCAGTGGAGGTCAGTGGCTAGCGATCGGTGGCGGCATTGTTGACAGCACACTCATTGTCTCTGCGGTGCAGGCATTCGGTCAGGATCTTCTCGTCGGCGGCAGTTTCACGCACAATGCGCCACACAAAGCGCAGCACATCGTGCGTTGGGATGGCGCAACGT
Above is a genomic segment from Phycisphaeraceae bacterium containing:
- a CDS encoding TFIIB-type zinc ribbon-containing protein, coding for MPLARARLWMGITLVCAALCILLLVAWFATRHRTSFYTYQPKFVEIHRGNVVLMSSIWSGGLSSKGWMYDVFFVSKPSFHPTYFRIGQSYLGTPAFNTRLYGLFIPIWNIAIVPGLIAIFAGRRARKLWHIAMAHGCPKCGYSSEGLVTEDSNTAVCPECGTQIAV
- the aroC gene encoding chorismate synthase; amino-acid sequence: MAGRNTGLDYGTAGESHGPCVLATITGLPAGLAVDTDFINAELARRQGGYGRGGRQKIETDRAEFLSGVRLGKAIGSPLTISVVNRDSRLDDLERTPPVSRPRPGHADLAGAIKTLTTDCRNTLERASARETAGRVAAGAVARCLLREIGVEVFGFVRSIGGVRTNVTVDATNWRDALIARNASETYCPDDAVTSRQCELIRQAKIDKDTLGGMCEVHVFGCPIGLGSTVDWRDKLDANIALAVMSIQAFKSVEIGMGRDVADVSGSQVHDPIGYDASLRSTPALGFVRSRNNAGGIEGGMTNGQPIVVRGAMKPISTLLQGMPSIDLNTLQPEQSQYERSDVCAVSAASVVMENVVAFEIARAAMAKYAGDTVDEFVHAWQHHLDAARKLATE
- a CDS encoding TIGR00730 family Rossman fold protein — translated: MADEFQCPPPTKQQHQRWGKAASKHESAFLEERGFRRTELARVIRISREFIRGFRALHFAGPCVTVFGSARFKEGNRYYELARQVGAALAKLELTVLTGGGPGIMEAANRGAYEAGGKSIGVNIQLPHEQQPNPYVQKFVEFRYFFVRKVMLVKYSHAFVIMPGGFGTLDELYETLTLVQTRKIEDFPVILMGTEYWKPMLDFLRNTLVPQGTISPEDIDLMTVTDDVNEAICVVKSMMQRNAREIAIARKPHRIWFLGEH